The Roseimicrobium gellanilyticum genome contains a region encoding:
- a CDS encoding serine/threonine-protein kinase has product MSEYPSPSFQPPSLDELAALLPAYEMMDFLAQGGMGAVYLARQISLDRLVAIKVLPPSWGAEKGYAQRFQTEARAMAKLRHNHIVGVYDFGITSDGHLYLVMEYVEGQTMHDMIRLRRLPVVKVQGIALQLCDAIQYAHEHGILHRDLKPGNVMVDKNGQVKVMDFGLARRAEAAVEEESLGTPEYTAPEILVQGALIDHRADIYALGIVFQQMLTGKVPRQPRESLSEHGHFDPGWEPLIAKAAATNAGARYQSMRELKDAVAHVNRPGPRGPAPGRPMPQGAHPAASAHRPSSPPPKSGMPVLPIVISMVVIGIGIFWWLQNKNDLVPSADSQSGGSSASSSAQGGASGGDHGTPVPAPAPAPSPAPVAPVDGAYQVPEGTPGHVLKFEEGHKDKVHSVLLLPDQFQVATASADGTIGLWNLKTGRRIRSLGPVPGMLTKVAVSADGKYLAASGDNYKAYMWKLDDLLSEPTKSLDLKARTANCIEFSADGDTLLIGTQDPAQTLVAWNWPNDRDEIIPGFRSPVVGLQIRPGDADGFLASGTRRDGEKWALELWYGHVSRKSLVKQWPDPPAPYRIRFAPDGKTLMGMAGGRFYVWDAESGTSISRQQGPQNFVYDADFSDSGRLVVAGGQDKTLNIFEAVTGALLWKSEPQATRCVNSVSVSKDGTFAVTVGGYAPNSPEKDGDYSVHVWRLPPAAGMKSDGASGAVAKREVMNLESSDPELWAMLGAFHQEWQEAAATSTETGRKDLDEKYLGALRREVTSASPSEKEYFLSEISRIANQGPTPQQRPASWPTALGRLFDIYVQQLELLPQQAQAVTAALAPAQKSKLAALEQQRIEQKNEAGAERVRLVMQTLEKLGGEPDREKILNAMKGSGQPKDNTGNASGPGTAQINTGNPPTTGMSASAMTGAPVLRRPTRVGRVNVWKRSNRTDDNANAQWADTAPQIADAVSLSAAVYHVLVLRADGTVAALGKKGPSVEAKVPTGLDRVVAVAAGNRFDIALREDGSTVVWSGAGVHPSEGVRPAVAVYAGPLWAVARHADGSLTRLPTSNIGNANGFGDTPPGLGAVSDVAIALEATVALLPDGALSGWGGGGRGGNLATIPSGKGAGVVSVAANNVEAAALQRDGELVVWGVDPASPTTFNPTRFPGADRVVRANPSGAFAVHFPGDRWLFSNASTGLPVDAGTLEPQVNGCFDLAITMGYCVGIKP; this is encoded by the coding sequence ATGAGTGAGTATCCCTCGCCTTCTTTCCAGCCACCGAGTCTCGATGAATTGGCGGCACTGCTGCCGGCTTACGAGATGATGGATTTCCTGGCGCAGGGCGGCATGGGAGCGGTGTATCTTGCGAGGCAGATCTCGCTCGATCGCCTGGTGGCCATCAAGGTGCTGCCACCCTCATGGGGGGCGGAGAAGGGCTACGCCCAACGCTTCCAGACCGAGGCGCGCGCGATGGCAAAGCTGCGGCACAACCACATCGTGGGAGTGTATGACTTCGGCATCACCAGCGACGGTCATCTCTACCTGGTGATGGAGTACGTGGAAGGCCAGACGATGCATGACATGATTCGTCTGCGCCGGCTTCCTGTGGTGAAGGTGCAGGGCATCGCCCTCCAGTTGTGCGATGCCATCCAGTACGCTCATGAGCACGGCATTCTCCATCGCGACCTGAAGCCGGGGAATGTGATGGTGGACAAGAATGGCCAGGTGAAGGTGATGGACTTCGGCCTGGCCCGTCGTGCGGAGGCCGCGGTGGAAGAGGAATCACTGGGCACGCCGGAGTACACCGCACCTGAGATTCTGGTCCAGGGTGCGCTCATCGACCATCGTGCGGATATCTATGCATTGGGCATCGTGTTTCAGCAGATGCTCACGGGCAAGGTGCCGCGCCAGCCCCGTGAGTCGCTCTCAGAGCACGGCCACTTTGATCCCGGCTGGGAGCCCCTCATTGCGAAGGCTGCCGCTACGAACGCCGGAGCTCGCTACCAGAGCATGCGTGAACTGAAGGATGCCGTCGCGCATGTGAACAGGCCCGGCCCTCGTGGACCCGCCCCAGGTCGGCCCATGCCCCAGGGGGCTCACCCCGCAGCCTCCGCGCATCGCCCTTCCAGTCCTCCTCCCAAGTCAGGGATGCCCGTGCTCCCCATCGTGATCAGCATGGTGGTGATCGGCATTGGCATCTTCTGGTGGCTGCAGAATAAGAACGATCTGGTTCCTTCGGCGGACTCTCAATCGGGTGGTTCCTCCGCGTCGTCTTCGGCGCAAGGAGGCGCTTCAGGCGGGGACCATGGCACGCCTGTACCTGCCCCTGCCCCTGCGCCTTCTCCCGCTCCAGTCGCTCCTGTTGACGGAGCCTATCAAGTGCCGGAGGGCACTCCGGGACATGTCCTGAAATTTGAGGAAGGCCACAAGGACAAAGTGCACTCCGTGCTGCTGCTGCCCGATCAGTTTCAGGTGGCCACGGCGAGCGCAGACGGCACCATTGGCTTGTGGAATCTCAAAACGGGCCGCCGGATTCGAAGCCTGGGCCCAGTGCCGGGAATGTTGACGAAGGTCGCCGTAAGCGCCGATGGCAAGTACCTCGCAGCCTCCGGTGATAACTACAAAGCCTACATGTGGAAGCTCGACGATCTCCTGAGTGAACCCACGAAGTCCCTCGATCTCAAAGCGCGCACGGCGAACTGCATCGAGTTCTCGGCAGATGGTGACACCCTGCTCATTGGTACACAGGATCCCGCCCAGACACTGGTGGCCTGGAACTGGCCGAATGATCGGGATGAGATCATCCCCGGTTTCCGTTCCCCGGTGGTTGGATTGCAGATCCGCCCGGGCGATGCGGACGGCTTCTTGGCCAGTGGCACGCGCCGTGATGGTGAAAAGTGGGCGCTGGAACTGTGGTACGGCCACGTATCGCGCAAGTCGCTGGTGAAGCAGTGGCCGGACCCTCCGGCTCCCTATCGCATCCGTTTTGCGCCCGATGGAAAAACTTTGATGGGCATGGCGGGAGGCCGGTTCTACGTGTGGGATGCAGAAAGTGGAACTTCCATTTCCCGCCAGCAGGGGCCGCAGAACTTTGTCTACGATGCTGATTTCAGCGACAGCGGCCGCCTGGTTGTCGCAGGTGGGCAGGACAAGACACTGAACATCTTTGAAGCGGTCACCGGTGCGCTTCTATGGAAGAGCGAACCTCAGGCGACCCGATGTGTGAACTCCGTCAGCGTGAGCAAGGACGGCACCTTTGCTGTCACCGTTGGGGGTTATGCCCCCAATAGTCCCGAGAAGGATGGTGACTATTCAGTGCATGTGTGGCGCCTGCCACCTGCGGCGGGGATGAAATCGGACGGCGCCAGTGGTGCTGTGGCAAAGCGTGAAGTGATGAATCTGGAGTCCTCGGACCCTGAGCTCTGGGCCATGCTGGGGGCGTTCCATCAGGAATGGCAGGAGGCTGCGGCCACGAGCACCGAGACTGGTCGCAAGGATTTGGATGAAAAGTACCTGGGCGCACTGCGCCGTGAAGTGACCTCCGCGTCACCATCCGAGAAGGAGTATTTTCTCAGCGAAATCTCGCGAATCGCCAACCAGGGGCCGACGCCCCAGCAGCGTCCTGCGTCATGGCCGACAGCACTGGGACGCCTGTTTGATATCTATGTCCAGCAGCTCGAGTTGCTGCCGCAGCAGGCCCAGGCGGTCACGGCCGCGCTTGCTCCTGCCCAGAAATCAAAGCTCGCGGCTCTTGAGCAGCAGCGCATCGAGCAGAAGAACGAAGCTGGAGCGGAGCGTGTGCGCCTGGTCATGCAGACATTGGAGAAGCTGGGAGGAGAGCCGGATCGCGAGAAGATCCTGAATGCCATGAAGGGCAGTGGTCAACCCAAGGACAACACTGGAAATGCGTCAGGCCCGGGAACAGCCCAGATCAACACGGGGAACCCGCCCACCACCGGGATGAGCGCGTCCGCGATGACGGGGGCACCCGTATTGCGTCGCCCCACACGCGTGGGTCGTGTGAACGTATGGAAGAGATCCAACCGGACGGATGACAATGCCAATGCGCAATGGGCGGACACGGCGCCGCAGATTGCTGATGCTGTCAGTCTCTCGGCCGCCGTCTATCATGTCCTGGTATTGCGTGCGGATGGCACGGTCGCCGCGCTTGGGAAAAAAGGCCCGTCCGTGGAGGCGAAGGTGCCCACGGGACTCGACCGCGTGGTCGCCGTGGCAGCGGGCAATCGCTTTGACATCGCGCTGCGCGAAGATGGATCGACCGTGGTCTGGAGTGGTGCGGGAGTGCACCCCTCGGAAGGTGTGCGACCTGCCGTGGCCGTGTATGCAGGGCCGCTGTGGGCCGTGGCCCGTCATGCAGACGGTAGCCTCACGCGCCTGCCCACTTCAAACATTGGAAACGCAAATGGCTTTGGTGATACCCCTCCGGGGTTGGGTGCTGTTTCAGACGTCGCCATTGCCCTGGAGGCTACGGTGGCCCTGCTGCCAGACGGTGCCCTGAGTGGCTGGGGAGGTGGTGGTCGCGGGGGGAATCTGGCGACCATACCCTCAGGCAAAGGCGCCGGAGTCGTCTCTGTCGCCGCGAACAACGTGGAAGCGGCCGCCTTGCAGCGGGATGGTGAACTCGTGGTGTGGGGAGTGGATCCTGCCTCGCCGACGACTTTCAACCCCACGCGTTTCCCGGGCGCGGACCGTGTGGTTCGGGCAAATCCGTCGGGCGCATTTGCAGTGCACTTCCCAGGCGATCGCTGGTTGTTCAGCAACGCCTCAACCGGTCTGCCGGTGGACGCGGGTACCCTGGAGCCTCAGGTCAATGGATGCTTCGATCTGGCGATCACGATGGGCTATTGCGTGGGTATCAAGCCCTGA
- a CDS encoding magnesium transporter, whose translation MTPQELDALASDVVQRAPYEAAELLEAQKDEDAIAILEIINPLVGQQILRELDDRRRSELIAAAPVDKARQWMKNQEYPEDSVGWLMEPPVAVFRPHMTVRETIEAMRKLTKKAFITYGYVADESNKLVGVLVFRDLMLASPDKKLSEVMYPNIFWLNPEMALTDAMKSTLNRHFPVYPVCDEEGHLLGLVRGQSLFEARAIELSAQPGTMVGVHEEERLATPVKRSFWMRHPWLQFNLLTAFIAGAVVGLFEHTLDRVVILAAFLPILAGQSGNTGCQALAVTLRGLTLGDLKTGEERKLFFKEAMLGIANGAIVGLVAAIGMFVYAKTQSNPAALMLGVVVWFSMVASCVVSGLAGATIPLVLRKFGFDPATASSIFLTTATDVVSMGTFLGLATILI comes from the coding sequence ATGACTCCCCAGGAACTTGATGCTCTGGCCTCGGACGTGGTGCAGCGTGCGCCGTACGAAGCAGCTGAACTGCTTGAGGCGCAGAAGGATGAGGATGCCATTGCGATCCTGGAGATCATCAATCCGCTCGTCGGTCAGCAAATCCTGAGGGAACTGGATGACCGTCGCCGCAGCGAGCTCATCGCTGCCGCGCCCGTGGATAAGGCACGGCAGTGGATGAAGAACCAGGAGTATCCCGAGGACAGCGTGGGCTGGCTCATGGAGCCTCCGGTGGCCGTCTTCCGACCACACATGACGGTGCGTGAGACCATTGAGGCCATGCGCAAGCTCACGAAGAAGGCCTTCATCACCTACGGGTATGTCGCGGACGAATCCAACAAGCTCGTGGGTGTGCTCGTGTTTCGTGACCTCATGCTCGCGTCTCCCGACAAGAAGCTGAGCGAGGTGATGTATCCGAACATCTTCTGGCTCAATCCGGAGATGGCGCTCACGGATGCGATGAAGAGCACGCTCAATCGTCACTTCCCTGTGTATCCTGTGTGCGATGAAGAAGGCCACCTGCTGGGCCTTGTGCGAGGGCAGTCGCTCTTTGAAGCGCGCGCCATCGAACTCTCCGCACAGCCCGGTACCATGGTGGGTGTGCATGAAGAAGAACGCCTCGCCACTCCGGTGAAGCGCAGCTTCTGGATGCGGCACCCGTGGTTGCAGTTCAACTTGCTCACCGCCTTCATTGCCGGCGCTGTCGTTGGCTTGTTTGAGCACACCTTGGACCGCGTGGTGATTCTCGCGGCATTTCTTCCTATCCTCGCAGGACAGAGTGGCAATACGGGGTGTCAGGCGCTCGCGGTCACTCTGCGCGGTCTGACGCTCGGAGATCTGAAGACCGGCGAGGAGCGAAAGCTCTTCTTCAAGGAAGCGATGCTGGGCATTGCGAATGGAGCCATCGTAGGACTCGTCGCAGCCATTGGGATGTTCGTCTACGCGAAGACCCAGAGTAATCCCGCTGCCCTGATGCTCGGTGTGGTGGTCTGGTTCTCCATGGTGGCAAGTTGTGTGGTCAGCGGCCTTGCGGGCGCGACCATCCCGCTGGTTCTTCGCAAATTCGGCTTCGACCCCGCCACCGCTTCCAGCATCTTCCTCACCACCGCCACGGACGTGGTAAGCATGGGTACGTTCCTGGGGCTGGCGACGATCCTCATCTAA
- a CDS encoding peroxiredoxin, with amino-acid sequence MKLFILIAAMSLFGSFFASASEGKLVEPYEAPKVEAQDQNGKTVKLEEEYAKGLTLVYFYPKSGTPGCTAQACSLRDAYEDLTKEGIKVFGVSTDDVEAQKKFVENKKLPFTILADPDGKVLEAFKVKKIPLIGLASRQAFLIKDGKVIWHDAKASTSEQAADVLKVVRELRK; translated from the coding sequence GTGAAACTCTTCATCCTGATCGCCGCCATGAGCTTGTTTGGTTCGTTCTTCGCCTCTGCTTCGGAAGGAAAACTGGTGGAGCCCTATGAGGCTCCGAAGGTGGAAGCGCAGGATCAGAATGGAAAGACGGTGAAACTGGAGGAGGAGTATGCCAAGGGGCTGACGCTGGTGTATTTCTACCCGAAGTCCGGCACACCGGGTTGCACGGCGCAGGCGTGCAGTCTGAGGGATGCCTATGAGGACCTCACGAAGGAGGGCATCAAGGTCTTCGGTGTGAGCACGGATGATGTGGAGGCACAGAAGAAGTTTGTGGAGAACAAGAAGCTGCCGTTCACCATTCTCGCGGACCCGGATGGCAAGGTGCTCGAAGCGTTTAAGGTGAAGAAGATTCCGCTGATTGGGCTGGCGTCACGTCAGGCGTTTTTGATCAAGGACGGCAAGGTGATCTGGCACGATGCGAAGGCGTCCACGTCCGAGCAGGCGGCGGATGTGCTGAAGGTGGTGCGGGAGTTGAGAAAGTAG